The Doryrhamphus excisus isolate RoL2022-K1 chromosome 1, RoL_Dexc_1.0, whole genome shotgun sequence genome includes a window with the following:
- the smarca5 gene encoding SWI/SNF-related matrix-associated actin-dependent regulator of chromatin subfamily A member 5, with translation MSESPTCVEQREEQTELEDAGGAEEKSDSSDAGKESSSDAGPDGQDASSSSSTKTKVSIPGYEEKVQTDRTNRFDYLLKQTELFAHFIQPAAQKTPTSPLKMKPGRPRIKKDEKQNLLSAGDNRHRRTEQEEDEELLNESTKTTNVCTRFDESPSYVKTGKMRDYQVRGLNWLISLYENGINGILADEMGLGKTLQTISLLGYMKHYRNIPGPHMVLVPKSTLYNWMNEFKRWVPSLRAVCLIGDRDERTALIRDVLLPGEWDVCVTSYEMLIIEKAVFKKFNWRYLVIDEAHRIKNEKSKLSEIVREFKTTNRLLLTGTPLQNNLHELWALLNFLLPDVFNSSEDFDSWFDTNNCLGDQKLVERLHTVLRPFLLRRIKADVEKTLLPKKEIKMYVGLSKMQREWYTKILMKDIDILNSAGKMDKMRLLNVLMQLRKCCNHPYLFDGAEPGPPYTTDLHLVVNSGKMVVLDKLLPKMKEQGSRVLIFSQMTRVLDILEDYCMWRNYGYCRLDGQTPHEERQISINAYNEPNSSKFIFMLSTRAGGLGINLATADVVILYDSDWNPQVDLQAMDRAHRIGQLKQVRVFRFITENTVEERIVERAEMKLRLDSIVIQQGRLVDPSANKLGKDEMLSIIRHGATHVFASKESEITDDDIDAILERGERKTMEMKEKLSSLGESSLRNFTMDTENSSVYTFEGEDYREKKKVITNWIEPPKRERKANYAVDAYFREALRVSEPKAPKAPRPPKQPNVQDFQFFPPRLFELLEKEILFYRKTIGYKVPRNPDMPNSAQVQKEEQAKIDEAEALTEEELEEKENLLQQGFTIWNKRDFNQFIKANEKWGRDDIENIAREVEGKTPEEVMEYSAVFWERCNELQDIEKIMAQIERGEARIQRRISIKKALDSKIGRYKAPFHQLRISYGTNKGKNYTEEEDRFLICMLHKLGFDKESVYDELRQCIRNSPQFRFDWFLKSRTAMELQRRCNTLITLIERENMELEEREKAEKKKRGPKTGSAQKRKPEGTPDGRGRRKKLKL, from the exons ATGTCGGAAAGTCCAACCTGCGTGGAACAGCGGGAAGAGCAGACGGAACTTGAAGATGCCGGGGGTGCGGAG gaGAAGTCTGATTCTTCAGATGCTGGAAAAGAATCATCTTCAGATGCTGGACCTGATGGCCAGGATgcgtcgtcctcctcctcgaCCAAAACTAAAGTTTCTATTCCAGGTTATGAAGAGAAAGTG CAAACAGACCGGACCAATAGATTTGACTACCTGCTGAAGCAAACCGAGTTGTTTGCTCACTTCATCCAACCGGCTGCACAGAAGACCCCCACGTCTCCGCTGAAGATGAAGCCGGGGCGCCCTCGCATCAAGAAAGACGAGAAGCAGAACCTGTTGTCTGCCGGAGA CAACCGTCATCGTCGCACAGAGCAAGAGGAGGACGAAGAACTGCTCAACGAGAGCACCAAGACCACAAACGTCTGCACTCGCTTCGACGAATCACCCTCTT atgtcaaaacaggaaaaatGAGGGACTATCAGGTCCGCGGTCTGAATTGGCTCATCTCTTTATACGAGAACGGCATCAACGGCATCCTCGCAGATGAAATG GGTCTGGGAAAGACACTCCAGACCATTTCTCTGCTGGGCTACATGAAGCACTACAGAAACATCCCAGGGCCGCACATGGTGCTGGTGCCCAAGTCCACCCTCTACAACTGGATGAACGAGTTCAAGAGATGGGTCCCGTCTCTACGTGCGGTCTGCCTCATCGGAGACCGAGACGAGAGG ACGGCTTTAATCAGAGATGTGTTGCTGCCCGGCGAGTGGGACGTGTGCGTGACGTCTTACGAGATGCTCATCATCGAGAAGGCCGTGTTCAAGAAGTTCAACTGGAGATACCTGGTCATTGACGAAGCCCACAGGATCAAAAATGAAAAGTCAAag TTGTCCGAGATCGTGCGAGAGTTTAAGACCACCAATCGTCTGCTGCTGACCGGAACGCCTCTGCAGAACAACCTGCACGAGCTGTGGGCTCTGCTCAACTTTTTGCTGCCCGATGTCTTCAACTCCTCTGAG gaCTTTGACTCCTGGTTTGACACCAACAACTGCTTGGGTGATCAGAAGCTGGTGGAGCGTCTTCACACT gtGCTCCGACCTTTCTTGCTCCGGCGTATAAAAGCCGACGTAGAGAAGACACTCCTCCCAAAAAAGGAGATAAAGATGTACGTGGGCCTCAGTAAAATGCAGCGAGAATG GTACACAAAAATCCTCATGAAGGACATCGACATCCTGAACTCGGCCGGCAAAATGGACAAGATGCGTCTGCTCAACGTTCTCATGCAGCTGAGAAAGTGCTGCAACCACCCCTACCTGTTTGACGGCGCTGAGCCCGGCCCGCCCTACACCACCGACCTGCACCTGGTGGTCAACAGCGGCAAGATGGTGGTGCTGGACAAACTGCTGCCCAAGATGAAGGAGCAGG GCTCCCGCGTGCTCATCTTCAGCCAAATGACCAGGGTGCTGGACATCTTGGAGGACTACTGCATGTGGAGGAACTACGGCTACTGTCGTCTGGACGGTCAGACACCGCATGAGGAGAGACAG ATCTCCATCAATGCGTACAACGAGCCCAACAGCAGTAAGTTCATCTTCATGCTGAGCACCAGAGCCGGCGGTCTCGGTATCAACCTGGCCACCGCCGACGTCGTCATTCTCTACGACTCGGACTGGAACCCCCAAGTGGACCTTCAGGCTATG GATCGAGCTCACAGGATCGGTCAGCTGAAGCAGGTACGCGTCTTCCGCTTCATCACGGAGAACACAGTAGAGGAGAGGATTGTGGAGAGAGCGGAGATGAAGCTGCGCTTGGACTCCATCGTCATCCAGCAAG GTCGCCTCGTGGACCCGAGTGCCAATAAGCTGGGCAAAGACGAGATGCTGTCCATCATCCGTCACGGCGCCACACACGTGTTTGCCTCCAAAGAGAGCGAGATCACAGACGATGACATTGACGCCATCCTGGAGAGGGGCGAGAGGAAG ACaatggagatgaaggagaagcTGTCCTCCCTGGGCGAGAGCTCTCTGAGAAACTTCACCATGGACACAGAGAACAGCAGCGTCTACACCTTTGAGGGCGAAGACTacagagagaagaagaag GTCATCACCAACTGGATCGAGCCCCCCAAAAGAGAGAGGAAAGCCAACTACGCCGTGGACGCCTATTTCAGAGAAGCCCTTAGAGTCAGTGAGCCCAAAGCCCCCAAG GCTCCTCGTCCACCCAAGCAGCCAAACGTACAAGACTTCCAGTTCTTCCCTCCACGTCTCTTTGAGCTCCTTGAGAAAGAAATCCTCTTCTACAGAAAGACCATCGGCTACAAG GTGCCCCGCAACCCCGACATGCCCAACTCCGCCCAGGTCCAGAAGGAGGAGCAGGCCAAGATCGATGAAGCAGAAGCCCTGAccgaggaggagctggaggagaaagAGAACCTTTTGCAGCAG GGATTTACCATTTGGAACAAACGCGACTTCAACCAGTTCATCAAAGCCAACGAAAAGTGGGGACGAGACGACATCGAGAACATCGCCAGGGAGGTGGAAGGCAAAACTCCAGAGGAAGTCATGGAGTATTCTG CTGTGTTCTGGGAACGCTGCAACGAGCTTCAGGACATTGAGAAGATCATGGCTCAGATAGAACGAGGAGAGGCACGAATCCAGAGGAGGATCAGCATTAAGAAGGCATTGGACTCTAAG ATCGGTCGCTACAAGGCGCCCTTCCACCAGTTGCGCATCTCCTACGGAACCAACAAAGGAAAGAACTACACTGAGGAGGAGGACCGCTTCCTAATCTGCATGCTGCACAAGTTGGGATTCGACAAGGAGAGCGTGTACGACGAGCTTCGCCAGTGCATCCGTAACTCGCCGCAGTTCCGCTTCGACTGGTTCCTCAAGTCCAGGACCGCCATG GAGCTCCAGAGGCGATGCAACACGCTGATCACACTTATCGAGAGAGAGAACATGGAGCTGGAGGAAAGAGAGAAGgccgagaagaagaagaggggtCCAAAGACTGGCTCT GCCCAGAAACGTAAGCCTGAAGGCACCCCGGACGGTCGCGGACGCCGGAAAAAGCTGAAGTTGTGA